In the genome of Abyssalbus ytuae, the window CCATCTGTTTTGTCCCAATAATATTTGTTTAACAGTTTCCTTTTTTTAGTGTATTCTTTCTTAAACAGTAAAGCTGTCTTCTTATCTTTTATTAATTCTGCAAGCCGTGAAATATATAATGCGGACAAGGCTTGTTGTGCAAGTGCATCTACCCATAATATCTGGTGTTGTTTTTTCCTTCCTCGTGGAGTATTGTCCATTCCACTTTGAATACCTCCCCATTTATATCCTTTTTCTTTTTTTTCTAACAAAATACCAGCATGGTTAAAATGTAATTTCATCCCTGGCTTCAAAGACTCAAACCAATCATAATGCCTTTGTAAAAATTGATTTTCTTTGATTAGTGTTATTAAATGGGATTTATCGTTTGTAAAATTATAATAGTCTGATTCTACCCAGGCAAAAAAAGGAGGATTGTCCGGATGCTGAATTTTTAAAGAACTTGATTTGCTATTTAAAATTGACTCATAAAAATTGTTCAGGCTTTCTATACCGGGAAAAAGCTCGGGAGCATATTTGCAAAACAAAACCATAAATTCAGTATCCCAAATCCAGATGGTATCATCCCATAAAGCCTCATCCATATAAGGTGATTGAAAAATGCCTTCTTGTTCCCTGATATGGTTATAAGCCAACTCCCATGCTTTCCAATATAAATCTACGAGTTCAGGTTTTTCCTCAAATACCGGTTGTGGGATTAGATCCTTATTGAAAGGGGTTTTTTGAGCATTGACATTAGAAGCAAATAAAGATAATAGTATAAGTATGATCAAATTAAATATTTTCATTCTCTCTTGTAAATTTCATTTAGAGGTTAAACATAATAAAAGGCTAAAACTACCCTATGTTAATAGTGAATGGATTGAAAATTTTCACTCATTTTTTTATCTGTTTTTGATTTATTGAAGAAAAAAGGAAGAAATAAAAATCTTCTTCCTTTTTATAATCAAAAAATAATTAAATAAAAAAAATTCAATAATTTCAAATTAAAACATCTTCTTTCTAAAGTCTGAAAGTCAAGAATATAAAACAGGTTGTAAAAATAATTATATACCCTTAACATAAAATTCCCTGATCACTGCTTCAGATCCTGTTCCTTCTAAAAAAGTAACCCTGAAATATCTTGCCTGTACCGGTGATGCGAATGTAAAAATCTGGGGAGCATCACTATCTGGGTCAGGGTTGTCATAAATGCCCAAACGGGTCCATGTCTCATTATCCAAGCTTATTTCGAAACTGGTTTTGGTAGGCACCCTCCAATCCCATTTCCTGGCTATTTCAAATCCGTATAACAGTCTTTTCTTTCCTATATCAATGATGAAAGAATGCGGATAAGCGGTGCCATCCCATGGGGTGTGCCACGCAGTGTCAATATTACCGTCCCACATTCTTTCAATATTCCATCCTTCATATGCCTGTGAAGACTCTTTTATTGAAACCCAATCATTCCTCTCTAAAGTTGATGAATGAACCGGTTCTGTTTCAACAACCTTCCAATCTGAAGGAAATTCATCAATTGACGTTTCTACTAAGATAGTTTCACTCCCCTCTTTATCTTCAACTGCCGGAGTTGGCACATATAATGTTCTATATTTTATTTCCTTATCCAAGTCCAGACCTGGTAATAAAATATCAAATTCATCGCTATTCATAACCTCAGTCACCTCAACACCGGAGGTATTATAATACTTAACCTCGGTGCTTCTGGCAAGATTTGAACTCCCTCTAAAATTAATCCTCCCATTATTATCAAAAAAATAAAAAGAGTTGATACCCCTGGGGTTTAGAGTTTCCCTAAAATTCTCCCCATACACTGACATTGCTACAATTTCTTTAATGGATTCATTTCCTTCTTTATTAAATCCCCAAACTGAAAAAATATAATTTCCTTCTGCAATATCCTCTATTATATATTTTTTATCGGTTCCTTCTGCTTTATTATTAGGAAATGTAACAGTTACATCATCATAAGTAATTATCCATTCATCTACTTTTTTGTTACTTGTAACTTCCCATTCTAATTGTATCCTGTGATTCCCCGTCCTACCAACTAAATTTAAAGGTTTGGGTATGTACAAAATTTCTCCCTCTTCTATATACTGCTGATAATTATCTTCCATTTTATCGCATGAAATAATGTATA includes:
- a CDS encoding MGH1-like glycoside hydrolase domain-containing protein; amino-acid sequence: MKIFNLIILILLSLFASNVNAQKTPFNKDLIPQPVFEEKPELVDLYWKAWELAYNHIREQEGIFQSPYMDEALWDDTIWIWDTEFMVLFCKYAPELFPGIESLNNFYESILNSKSSSLKIQHPDNPPFFAWVESDYYNFTNDKSHLITLIKENQFLQRHYDWFESLKPGMKLHFNHAGILLEKKEKGYKWGGIQSGMDNTPRGRKKQHQILWVDALAQQALSALYISRLAELIKDKKTALLFKKEYTKKRKLLNKYYWDKTDGFYYDILETDTSFVKVRTPASYWVMLAEVPDKAQAKKLLEYANDPMEFGGKYPWPTVSRRDKDFNDKYGDYWKGSIWVPTAYMATKALEKYGFYDVADKNAYNLLLLMSETYQTYQPATIWECYNPSKPEPSQRVYGSNLEVVRPDFCGWSALAPISMFIENVLGFHYVNAQTKTVEWRKYRKGTYGIKNLRFGDVRTDIMAYNTHIEVVSNAEYILKINNVKHKIKEGIQHIKL
- a CDS encoding DUF4998 domain-containing protein, with translation MKIIFYTRSNISLLFFIAFIGIYIISCDKMEDNYQQYIEEGEILYIPKPLNLVGRTGNHRIQLEWEVTSNKKVDEWIITYDDVTVTFPNNKAEGTDKKYIIEDIAEGNYIFSVWGFNKEGNESIKEIVAMSVYGENFRETLNPRGINSFYFFDNNGRINFRGSSNLARSTEVKYYNTSGVEVTEVMNSDEFDILLPGLDLDKEIKYRTLYVPTPAVEDKEGSETILVETSIDEFPSDWKVVETEPVHSSTLERNDWVSIKESSQAYEGWNIERMWDGNIDTAWHTPWDGTAYPHSFIIDIGKKRLLYGFEIARKWDWRVPTKTSFEISLDNETWTRLGIYDNPDPDSDAPQIFTFASPVQARYFRVTFLEGTGSEAVIREFYVKGI